From the genome of Tachysurus vachellii isolate PV-2020 chromosome 2, HZAU_Pvac_v1, whole genome shotgun sequence, one region includes:
- the fasn gene encoding fatty acid synthase — MEEIVIAGISGRLPESDNLEEFWQNLFTGVDMVTEDDRRWKPGLYGLPRRNGKLKEIDRFDAAFFGVHPKQAHTMDPQLRLMLEISYEAIVDGGINPVSMRGTNTGVYIGVSGSEAGEAFSKDPEELLGYSMTGCQRAMFANRLSYFFDFNGPSTAIDTACSSSLLALENAFNAIRHGQCDAALVGGVNLLLKPNTSVQFMKLGMLSPDGACKSFDLSGNGYCRSEAAVAVLLTKKSMAKRVYATVVNAGNNTDGYKEQGVTFPSGDMQQRLVRSLYQEANISPEQVEYVEAHGTGTKVGDPQEVNGIVSVFCQSEREPLLIGSTKSNMGHPEPASGLAALAKVVLSLEHGMWAPNIHYQNPNPDIPALLDGRVRVVAEPIPVRGGIVGINSFGFGGSNVHVILRPPGPNPISPVSPASVPRLVQACGRTEEAVNFLLHKAEEHGQDTALLGLFSELSTIPTSNMPYRGYTLLGTQVKEVQQAAPSSRPLWYICSGMGTQWAGMGRSLMQLQEFRESIQRSDTALKDTGLCVSRLLMEANENTFEDTVHAFVGLAAIQIAQIDMLQRMGLQPDGIVGHSVGELACGYADGSLSHSEAIQAAYWRGRCIKEANLPPGGMAAVGLTWEECKAQCPQGVVPACHNAEDTVTISGPQDSVSKFVAELKNNGVFAKEVRSAGVAFHSYYMASIAPALLAALQKVIKSPCPRSPRWISTSIPQTDWESPLALYSSAEYHVNNLVSPVLFQEGLSLVPENAVVVEIAPHALLQAILRRSLKPTCSILPLMKRGHANNLEFFLSHIGKMYMNGINVDSKQLYPAVKYPVPVGTPLISPLIQWDHSQSWDVPKVEDFPAGSGGSTSATVYNIDINPESPDYYMIGHCIDGRVLYPATGYLVLAWRTLMRSLGTVLEHTPVTFEDVTIHRATILPKTGSVQLEVRLMPATNRFEVSENGNLAVSGKVSLLEEAALDSFLSQMTAPVTAEAEEPKLRLKAGDIYKELRLRGYDYGKPFQGILESNNAGDHGKLQWTGNWVTFLDTMLQMIVVGLPGRSLRLPTRIRCVCVDPTLHEKRVHDYYEDRKAVDVHVNRCLDNITAGGVQICGLHATVAPRRQQQQTPPTLEEFVFTPLVETDYLLSSEKLAEQLRHSKGLINHLQRKLARHGVKISIPGLEGVSEDQLIEAETGNGLLRLLSVLCGLELNGNLRSELEQTVQKERECLLQDPLLNGLLDSHALRHCLDTALENSTPGKLKVLEALSSDGRVFSRAVSLLNIQPMLRLDYTASDVSTELLSAQQSALEAQGVSAAQWDPQQSTATASLGGSDLVVCNCVPGPISNPTALLENLTSAAREGGFVLLHTLLKGDTLSETVDFLTSLDNQTSLLTQAEWEMLFEKVSLNVVMVKKSFYGSVLFLGRRKTPEKQPITLSVDSTDYTWVETLKSLLAEISDDPIWLTATQGHNGVVGMVNCLRQEPGGNRIRCAFVSNLKKSSVTPSLQLSRKDMQAVLQKDLAINVFRDGQWGMFRHQLLTQDLNEELTEQAYVNVLTRGDLSSLRWIASPLRHFVPSNPNVQLCTVYFASLNFRDIMLATGKLPPDAIPGDIALQQCMLGMEFSGRDPSGRRVMGLLPAKGLATCVDADRRFLWDVPSSWTLEQAASVPVVYATAYYSMVVRGRLRPGESVLIHSGSGGVGQAAIAIALSMNCKVFTTVGSKEKRAYLQERFPKLTAESFANSRDASFEQHVLKHTQGKGVDVVLNSLAEEKLQASLRCLARHGRFLEIGKYDLSNNTPLGMALFLKNVAFHGILLDALFEEGNREWEEVSLLLKRGIAEGVVQPLRTTVFERNRVEDAFRYMAQGKHIGKVLLQVRVEEDGGETTAAPLTLPAICRTFCPASHSYIITGGLGGFGLELAHWLTERGARRLVLTSRSGIRNGYQAKRVREWQAMGIQVLVSTSDVSTLEGTERLIAEACQLGPVGGIFHLAMVLQDGMLENLTPKQFIDVNKPKYDGTLHLDRVTRQKCPKLEHFVVFSSVSCGRGNAGQSNYGFANSTMERVCERRRHDNLPGLAVQWGAIGDVGVVLETMGGNDAVIGGTLPQRMGSCLEVLDRFLSQQWAVMSSFVLAERVQVAKGEGSGQRDLVETVAHILGVRDISNLNPDASLADLGLDSLMGVEVRQTLERDYDIVMAMRDIRQLTINKLREMSSTSGDSEAKQPEGKHPGAQTLLDSDLNGMLVNPDGPTVTLLNEVKSVEKPLFLIHPIEGSTAAFSTLTAKLSVPCYGLQCTKAAPLDSIQNLAAYYVQCVRQTQPEGPYRIAGYSFGACVAFEMCSQLQEMQCPVEYLFLFDGSHSYVAAYTQSYRAKLTPGNESEAETEALCAFIQQFTSIEYNKLLETLLPLKDLEARVNHAVDLIASKHKGITRDTLHFAASSFYYKLKAADCYIPSTKYHGNITLLRAKASSDYGDGLGADYKLHEVCDGKVSVHVIDGDHRTFLQGLGAESITSIMHSSLAEPRVSIREG, encoded by the exons ATGGAGGAAATCGTCATTGCTGGGATATCAGGTCGTCTTCCGGAGTCGGATAATTTGGAAGAATTCTGGCAAAACCTTTTCACTGGAGTCGACATGGTCACAGAGGATGACAGACGGTGGAAACCAG GTCTGTATGGTCTTCCTCGCAGAAATGGAAAACTAAAAGAAATCGACAGATTTGATGCAGCCTTTTTTGGCGTGCACCCCAAACAAGCACACACCATGGACCCACAACTGAGGCTTATGCTAGAGATATCATACGAAGCTATCGTTGATGGAG GCATAAACCCGGTGTCCATGCGTGGCACTAACACTGGTGTTTACATTGGTGTGAGTGGTTCTGAAGCAGGCGAGGCCTTCAGCAAAGATCCAGAAGAGCTGCTGGGGTACAGCATGACCGGCTGCCAGCGCGCCATGTTCGCCAATCGCCTCTCTTACTTTTTTGACTTCAATG GCCCCAGCACAGCCATCGACACAGCATGTTCTTCCAGTCTCCTGGCTCTGGAGAATGCCTTCAATGCTATTCGGCATGGCCAGTGTGATGCAGCACTTGTAGGAGGAGTTAATTTGTTGCTCAAGCCCAACACCTCTGTGCAGTTCATGAAACTGGGCATGCTCAGTCCTGATGGAGCCTGCAAGTCTTTTGACCTATCAG GAAATGGGTACTGTCGCTCAGAGGCTGCTGTGGCTGTACTCCTCACTAAGAAATCCATGGCTAAGAGAGTCTATGCTACTGTGGTCAATGCTGGCAACAACACAGATGGCTATAAAGAGCAAG GTGTGACATTTCCTTCAGGAGACATGCAGCAGCGCCTAGTACGCTCTCTCTACCAAGAGGCAAACATCTCCCCTGAGCAGGTTGAATATGTTGAGGCCCATGGCACTGGCACCAAG GTTGGGGACCCACAAGAAGTGAATGGCATCGTCAGTGTGTTCTGTCAGTCAGAGCGTGAACCTTTGCTTATAGGATCCACTAAATCTAACATGGGCCATCCTGAGCCTGCCTCTGGGCTTGCTGCTCTTGCAAAA GTGGTCCTGTCACTAGAACATGGTATGTGGGCTCCCAACATCCACTACCAAAATCCCAACCCAGACATCCCGGCGCTCTTAGATGGTCGCGTGCGTGTAGTGGCTGAACCCATTCCCGTGCGTGGGGGAATAGTAGGCATCAACTCATTTGGCTTTGGAGGCTCAAATGTTCATGTTATCCTGCGCCCACCTGGACCCAACCCGATTTCTCCAGTTTCACCAGCATCTGTGCCCAGGCTGGTGCAGGCATGTGGGCGCACTGAAGAGGCTGTTAACTTTCTCTTGCATAAAGCCGAGGAACACGGGCAGGACACTGCCCTCCTGGGCCTGTTCAGTGAGTTGAGTACTATTCCCACCTCAAACATGCCCTACAGGGGATACACACTGCTGGGAACACAGGTTAAAGAGGTGCAGCAGGCTGCACCTTCCTCCAGGCCCCTCTGGTATATCTGCTCTG GTATGGGTACGCAGTGGGCTGGAATGGGCCGTAGCTTAATGCAGCTGCAGGAATTCAGAGAGTCCATCCAGCGATCAGACACGGCTTTGAAGGACACGGGGCTGTGTGTGTCTCGCCTGCTCATGGAGGCTAATGAAAACACTTTTGAGGACACAGTCCATGCATTTGTGGGTCTTGCAGCCATTCAG ATTGCACAGATAGACATGCTGCAGAGGATGGGCCTCCAGCCTGATGGCATTGTGGGTCATTCTGTGGGAGAACTGGCATGTGGTTATGCCGACGGCTCCCTCAGCCACAGTGAGGCCATCCAGGCTGCCTACTGGAGAGGAAGGTGTATTAAAGAAGCCAACCTGCCACCTGGAGGCATGGCAGCAGTGG GTCTGACCTGGGAAGAGTGTAAAGCTCAGTGTCCACAGGGGGTGGTACCAGCCTGCCACAATGCAGAAGACACGGTCACTATCTCAGGGCCACAG GATTCAGTCAGCAAATTTGTTGCTGAGCTTAAGAACAATGGCGTGTTTGCCAAAGAAGTGCGCAGTGCCGGTGTTGCGTTCCATTCTTATTACATGGCCTCCATAGCTCCGGCCTTGCTGGCAGCTCTGCAGAAG GTGATAAAAAGCCCATGTCCTCGCTCTCCTCGCTGGATCAGCACATCCATCCCCCAGACAGATTGGGAGAGCCCTCTGGCCCTCTACTCCTCAGCTGAATACCATGTGAACAACCTGGTGAGCCCTGTGCTCTTCCAGGAGGGCCTGAGCCTTGTTCCAGAGAATGCTGTGGTGGTGGAGATAGCTCCACATGCTCTACTGCAG GCCATTCTGAGGCGCAGCCTGAAGCCTACTTGTTCCATTTTGCCCTTGATGAAGAGGGGACATGCAAACAACCTggagttctttctttctcacataGGGAAGATGTACATGAATGG TATTAATGTGGACAGTAAGCAGCTGTATCCAGCTGTAAAGTACCCTGTTCCAGTGGGGACCCCCCTCATCTCCCCTCTTATCCAGTGGGATCACTCTCAGAGCTGGGATGTGCCCAAGGTGGAGGATTTCCCAGCAGGATCTGGAGGCTCCACCTCAGCCACTGTGTACAACATTg ATATTAACCCTGAATCTCCAGACTACTACATGATTGGCCACTGTATCGATGGCCGGGTCTTGTATCCAGCCACGGGCTACCTGGTGCTGGCCTGGAGGACCCTAATGAGGAGTTTAGGCACTGTCCTGGAACACACCCCAGTTACTTTTGAGGATGTCACCATCCACAGAGCCACCATTCTACCCAAGACTG GATCAGTCCAGTTGGAGGTTCGTCTCATGCCCGCCACTAACCGTTTTGAAGTGTCTGAGAATGGCAATCTGGCAGTTAGTG GTAAGGTGAGCTTGTTGGAGGAGGCAGCTTTggattcttttctctctcagatgACTGCACCTGTGACCGCAGAGGCAGAGGAACCGAAACTGCGTCTGAAAGCTGGCGACATCTACAAAGAGTTGCGTCTTCGTGGATATGATTATGGCAAACCCTTCCAAGGCATTTTGGAGTCCAACAACGCTG GTGACCATGGAAAGTTGCAATGGACAGGAAATTGGGTGACGTTTCTGGACACCATGCTGCAGATGATTGTGGTTGGCCTGCCTGGACGTAGCCTGCGCCTCCCAACACGTattcgttgtgtgtgtgtagatccaACGTTACATGAGAAAAGAGTTCACGATTACTATGAGGATAGGAAAG ccgTTGATGTCCATGTGAACCGTTGCTTGGACAACATTACGGCAGGTGGGGTTCAGATCTGTGGCCTCCATGCCACAGTGGCACCTCGTCGCCAGCAGCAGCAGACCCCACCCACTCTGGAGGAGTTTGTCTTCACGCCCCTGGTGGAAACCGATTACTTGTTATCCAGTGAGAAACTAGCAGAACAGCTCCGACACAGCAAAG GTCTTATTAACCATCTCCAGAGGAAGTTGGCCAGGCATGGAGTGAAAATTTCCATCCCGGGGCTGGAGGGTGTAAGTGAGGACCAGCTGATTGAAGCAGAGACCGGGAATGGTCTGTTACGGCTACTGTCAGTACTTTGTGGTCTGGAACTTAATGGGAATCTGCGCTCGGAGCTGGAGCAAACCGTGCAGAAGGAGAGGGAATGTTTGCTACAGGATCCTCTTCTTAATGGCCTCCTTGACTCTCATGCACTGCGCCACTGCCTCGACACAGCTCTGGAGAACTCCACTCCTGGCAAACTCAAAGTCCTGGAG GCCCTCTCCAGCGATGGCCGTGTGTTTTCCCGGGCCGTCAGCCTCCTCAACATTCAACCCATGTTGCGTCTGGACTACACGGCATCTGACGTAAGCACAGAGCTGCTTTCAGCCCAGCAGAGCGCTCTGGAGGCGCAGGGTGTGTCCGCCGCTCAGTGGGATCCTCAGCAGAGTACAGCCACGGCCAGCCTGGGAGGTTCTGACCTGGTGGTTTGTAACTGTGTCCCAGGCCCTATTTCAAACCCAACGGCTCTGTTGGAAAACCTGACATCAGCTGCCAGGGAAGGTGGCTTTGTTCTGTTGCACACCCTGTTAAAGGGAGATACGCTGAGTGAGACAGTGGATTTCCTTACCTCTCTGGACAATCAGACCAGCCTCCTCActcag GCTGAATGGGAGATGCTATTTGAAAAGGTCTCTCTTAACGTGGTCATGGTGAAGAAATCGTTCTACGGCTCAGTTCTCTTCCTTGGCAGAAGGAAAACTCCTGAGAAACAGCCTATTACACTGTCTGTAGACTCCACGGATTACACCTGGGTAGAGACTCTTAAG agCCTGCTGGCTGAGATTTCAGATGATCCGATATGGCTGACAGCCACTCAAGGCCATAATGGAGTGGTGGGGATGGTCAACTGCCTTAGACAGGAGCCTGGAGGCAACCGCATCCG GTGTGCATTTGTGTCTAACCTGAAGAAGTCCTCTGTGACTCCTTCTCTCCAGCTTTCCCGTAAGGACATGCAGGCAGTGCTGCAGAAAGACCTGGCCATCAACGTGTTTCGGGATGGACAGTGGGGGATGTTCAGACACCAGTTACTCACACAAG ATTTGAACGAGGAGCTGACGGAGCAGGCTTATGTGAATGTCCTGACTCGTGGTGATCTGTCCTCTCTACGCTGGATTGCGTCCCCTCTGCGCCACTTTGTTCCTTCTAACCCGAATGTGCAGCTTTGCACCGTTTACTTTGCCTCACTCAACTTCCGAGACATCATGCTAGCTACAGGCAAACTACCCCCAGATGCTATTCCAG GAGACATTGCACTCCagcagtgcatgctgggaatGGAATTCTCAGGACGGGACCCTAGTGGGCGTCGTGTTATGGGTCTCCTGCCTGCTAAAGGTCTGGCAACCTGTGTGGATGCAGATAGGCGTTTCCTTTGGGATGTTCCATCCAGCTG gacgcTGGAGCAGGCTGCATCAGTACCTGTGGTCTACGCTACAGCTTATTACTCCATGGTGGTGCGTGGGCGTCTGAGGCCCGGTGAGAGTGTGCTAATCCACTCGGGCTCTGGAGGAGTGGGCCAAGCTGCTATTGCAATCGCACTCAGCATGAACTGCAAAGTTTTCACTACAGTGG GTTCCAAAGAGAAGAGGGCTTACCTGCAGGAACGATTCCCCAAGCTCACCGCTGAATCATTTGCTAATTCAAGAGATGCCTCTTTTGAGCAACATGTGCTGAAGCACACACAGGGCAAAG GAGTTGATGTGGTTCTGAACTCCTTGGCTGAGGAGAAGCTGCAGGCTAGCTTACGGTGTTTGGCCAGGCACGGGCGCTTCCTGGAGATCGGCAAATATGACCTCTCAAACAACACCCCTCTGG GCATGGCACTTTTCCTAAAGAACGTGGCCTTCCATGGGATCCTACTAGATGCTCTGTTTGAGGAGGGGAACCGTGAGTGGGAAGAGGTGTCCTTGTTGCTGAAGAGGGGCATTGCAGAGGGAGTGGTGCAGCCACTGCGCACCACTGTTTTTGAAAGGAATCGGGTGGAGGATGCTTTCCGGTACATGGCTCAGGGGAAACATATTGGCAAAGTGCTGCTGCAG GTGCGTGTGGAAGAGGATGGTGGCGAGACCACAGCTGCTCCTCTCACACTTCCTGCTATATGCCGGACTTTTTGTCCTGCTTCACACTCGTACATCATCACAGGAGGTCTGGGAGGCTTTGGACTGGAGCTAGCTCACTGGCTTACTGAGAGAGGAGCTCGCAGACTGGTGCTCACTTCTCGCTCTGGCATTCGCAACG GTTATCAGGCAAAACGAGTGCGAGAGTGGCAAGCTATGGGCATCCAGGTGCTTGTGTCCACAAGTGATGTTAGCACCTTGGAAGGGACCGAGCGGTTAATCGCTGAAGCGTGCCAGTTAGGCCCTGTAGGAGGCATCTTCCACCTTGCAATG GTTTTGCAAGATGGCATGCTTGAGAATCTGACACCTAAGCAGTTTATTGATGTCAACAAGCCTAAATATGATGGAACCCTCCACTTAGACAG AGTGACGAGGCAGAAGTGTCCCAAGCTGGAGCACTTTGTAGTGTTCTCCTCGGTCAGCTGTGGACGTGGCAATGCTGGTCAGAGCAACTACGGCTTTGCCAATTCCACCAtggagcgagtgtgtgagcggCGTCGTCATGACAACCTGCCAGGTCTGGCTGTGCAGTGGGGTGCTATCGGTGATGTGGGCGTAGTTCTGGAAACTATGGGCGGGAACGATGCTGTGATTGGCGGTACATTGCCCCAGCGTATGGGCTCCTGCCTGGAGGTGTTGGACCGCTTTCTGTCCCAGCAGTGGGCTGTCATGTCCAGCTTTGTGCTGGCAGAAAGGGTGCAGGTGGCAAAGGGGGAAGGCAGTGGGCAGAGGGACCTGGTGGAGACAGTGGCTCACATTCTAG GTGTCCGTGACATAAGTAACCTGAATCCCGACGCCTCATTGGCTGATCTGGGTCTGGATTCACTGATGGGAGTGGAGGTGAGACAAACACTAGAAAGAGACTATGATATTGTCATGGCGATGAGAGACATCCGACAGCTCACCATCAACAAACTGCGTGAGATGTCCAGCACATCAGGAGACTCTGAGG CTAAGCAACCAGAGGGGAAGCATCCTGGAGCTCAGACTTTGCTGGATTCTGATCTCAACGGGATGCTGGTAAATCCGGATGGCCCCACAGTGACGCTTTTGAATGAGGTGAAGAGTGTAGAAAAGCCACTGTTCCTGATTCACCCAATCGAGGGCTCTACTGCTGCTTTCAGCACTCTAACCGCCAAACTCAGTGTGCCATGCTATGGCCTGCAGTGCACCAAAG CGGCACCATTGGACAGTATTCAAAACCTAGCTGCATATTACGTGCAGTGTGTGAGGCAGACAC